A genomic window from Salvia miltiorrhiza cultivar Shanhuang (shh) chromosome 5, IMPLAD_Smil_shh, whole genome shotgun sequence includes:
- the LOC130986829 gene encoding transcription factor BEE 1-like isoform X1, which produces MGDHQIFLADMENYKQSFSLADIESSSYSPINPIYQHSSSSLISLPFHNQYLPQSFNNIDHAHTKRKSTTSPQLSDNGTSSKNSVERGKKLKREETKEGKTAEVVHVRAKRGQATHSHSLAERVRREKINERLRCLQDIVPGCYKSMGMAVMLDEIINYVQSLQNQVEFLSMKLTAASAFHDFNSDEDALEIMQRAKLHNGVSSEPPSAQFAPIGFNFEYCPQFPHNT; this is translated from the exons ATGGGCGATCATCAAATATTCTTAGCAGACATGGAAAATTACAAACAGTCTTTCTCTTTAGCTGATATCGAATCGAGTAGCTATTCTCCAATAAATCCAATTTATCAACACTCTTCTTCAAGCCTCATTTCACTTCCCTTTCACAATCAATATTTACCACAATCATTCAACAATATTGATCATGCACACACCAAGAGGAAATCAACTACTTCGCCTCAGCTTTCTGATAATGGAACAAGCAGCAAAAAT AGTGTAGAGAGAGGGAAGAAATTGAAACGCGAAGAGACGAAAGAGGGGAAGACAGCGGAAGTTGTTCATGTTAGAGCTAAGAGAGGCCAAGCAACTCATAGTCACAGTTTAGCAGAGAGA GTAAGAAGAGAGAAAATCAATGAGAGGCTAAGATGCTTACAAGACATTGTACCAGGATGCTACAAA AGCATGGGAATGGCAGTGATGTTGGATGAGATCATAAATTATGTGCAGTCCTTGCAAAATCAAGTAGAG TTTCTTTCCATGAAGCTCACGGCGGCGAGTGCGTTTCACGACTTCAACTCCGACGAAGATGCCTTGGAGATAATGCAG AGAGCAAAGTTACATAATGGAGTCAGCTCTGAACCTCCTTCTGCACAGTTTGCTCC
- the LOC130986829 gene encoding transcription factor BEE 1-like isoform X2, with the protein MGDHQIFLADMENYKQSFSLADIESSSYSPINPIYQHSSSSLISLPFHNQYLPQSFNNIDHAHTKRKSTTSPQLSDNGTSSKNSVERGKKLKREETKEGKTAEVVHVRAKRGQATHSHSLAERVRREKINERLRCLQDIVPGCYKSMGMAVMLDEIINYVQSLQNQVELTAASAFHDFNSDEDALEIMQRAKLHNGVSSEPPSAQFAPIGFNFEYCPQFPHNT; encoded by the exons ATGGGCGATCATCAAATATTCTTAGCAGACATGGAAAATTACAAACAGTCTTTCTCTTTAGCTGATATCGAATCGAGTAGCTATTCTCCAATAAATCCAATTTATCAACACTCTTCTTCAAGCCTCATTTCACTTCCCTTTCACAATCAATATTTACCACAATCATTCAACAATATTGATCATGCACACACCAAGAGGAAATCAACTACTTCGCCTCAGCTTTCTGATAATGGAACAAGCAGCAAAAAT AGTGTAGAGAGAGGGAAGAAATTGAAACGCGAAGAGACGAAAGAGGGGAAGACAGCGGAAGTTGTTCATGTTAGAGCTAAGAGAGGCCAAGCAACTCATAGTCACAGTTTAGCAGAGAGA GTAAGAAGAGAGAAAATCAATGAGAGGCTAAGATGCTTACAAGACATTGTACCAGGATGCTACAAA AGCATGGGAATGGCAGTGATGTTGGATGAGATCATAAATTATGTGCAGTCCTTGCAAAATCAAGTAGAG CTCACGGCGGCGAGTGCGTTTCACGACTTCAACTCCGACGAAGATGCCTTGGAGATAATGCAG AGAGCAAAGTTACATAATGGAGTCAGCTCTGAACCTCCTTCTGCACAGTTTGCTCC